The sequence below is a genomic window from Actinokineospora baliensis.
GCGTATACGCCGGCCAAGCTCGGTGGCCCTGTCGTTCGAGGAGACCTGACCGGGACGGGCGGAGCGTTCGACTACTCGATCGGTGCCGTGTTCCCGAGCAACGGCACGCCCACGTGGTTTGGCGTGGACGTCGTGTGGCAGGCCGCGGTGACCGACCCGACGACGATCCCGCCCGGATTTCCCACCCAGAGCACGACCGGCCCCGCGCCCGGCACCACGTTCACGACATACGCAGGGCCTACGACGATCCCACCAGGCAGCTACCTCGGGATGCGTTTCCCCGAACTGCCGCCGAGAGGGTTCTACGACAGCAACGCGGCCGACCTGATCTTCCGGGACTGCGAATTCAACAGTGGCCTGGTCCTTCGCGGTGACCGCCTGACGATGGAACGCACCCGGATCGCCGGCGGCTTGTCCCTCTCCGGCGTCGACACCGCTCTCCTGAGACTGATCGACGTTCACCACTCCGGCACCGATCTTCTGCACATCACCTCCGACAGCGGGCAATGCTCAGACATCACCATCTCCGACTCGGTGTTCCGCAACCCCGTGCCGATCGAGGACGCACACTCGGACGGACTCCAGGTCCGAGGAGTCCGAGGGCTCACGATCCGGCACTGCTCGTTCGACATGGGGCCGTGGGTGCTCGTAGCGGGCAAGGACACCCTGAACTCCTGCGTCTTCTTGCAGAACGCTCAAGGCGGCAATCATGACGTCCGCATCGAGGACACCTACCTCGACGGCGCCGGCTTCGCACTGGTCGTCGATGTGGTGCACGGACGCCTGATCCTCAAGGGAAACCGTTGGGGAGTCCAAGATCATCATGGCCCGGTCTCGCTGACCGGCGCGGTCCCCACGCTGGCGCAGGACAACCGCCGGTATGTCTCGGGCACTTTGGTCATCCCGGACACGCTCGGTGTCGACGACCTTTCGATCACCTGGACTCCGCTTCGGCCACAATGGACATTCG
It includes:
- a CDS encoding DUF4082 domain-containing protein, with the translated sequence MASWGEDASLIAPEQPTAASSSDHGAISLGTRMTSTTAGRITAVLWYCPAGWQAAGTVYASVYRSPSDRAAHVALPAPIPGAWNRVALPAPVELPAASSWTVAVWLPARASGGDYAYTPAKLGGPVVRGDLTGTGGAFDYSIGAVFPSNGTPTWFGVDVVWQAAVTDPTTIPPGFPTQSTTGPAPGTTFTTYAGPTTIPPGSYLGMRFPELPPRGFYDSNAADLIFRDCEFNSGLVLRGDRLTMERTRIAGGLSLSGVDTALLRLIDVHHSGTDLLHITSDSGQCSDITISDSVFRNPVPIEDAHSDGLQVRGVRGLTIRHCSFDMGPWVLVAGKDTLNSCVFLQNAQGGNHDVRIEDTYLDGAGFALVVDVVHGRLILKGNRWGVQDHHGPVSLTGAVPTLAQDNRRYVSGTLVIPDTLGVDDLSITWTPLRPQWTFDVKDF